A genome region from Baekduia alba includes the following:
- a CDS encoding SDR family oxidoreductase — protein sequence MQVEGAVVLVTGANRGLGRAFARALVDAGAAKVYAGARDPGTVTDPDVVPVALDVTDHAQVQALAEELGDVSIVINNAGIGRGAAPLGGDDLADHRAEFEVNYFGTLAVARAFAPVLARNGGGALVNMLSALSFVAFPQIGNYSATKAAAWSLTNGLRTQLRAQGTQVVGVHAGYIDTDMAASVTGPKIAPEEVARQTVEALATGAEQVLADDVSKAVKAALPDDLEVLYPNIQKEYDAATATAATAS from the coding sequence ATGCAGGTTGAGGGAGCGGTCGTGCTGGTCACCGGAGCCAATCGCGGGCTGGGGCGCGCGTTCGCGCGCGCGCTCGTCGACGCGGGCGCCGCCAAGGTCTACGCCGGGGCGCGCGACCCCGGCACGGTCACCGACCCCGACGTGGTGCCGGTCGCGCTCGACGTCACCGACCACGCGCAGGTGCAGGCGCTGGCCGAGGAGCTCGGCGACGTGAGCATCGTCATCAACAACGCGGGCATCGGCCGCGGCGCGGCGCCGCTGGGCGGCGACGACCTCGCCGACCACCGCGCCGAGTTCGAGGTCAACTACTTCGGGACGCTGGCCGTGGCGCGCGCGTTCGCGCCCGTGCTGGCCCGCAACGGCGGCGGCGCGCTCGTCAACATGCTGTCGGCGCTGTCGTTCGTCGCCTTCCCGCAGATCGGCAACTACTCGGCGACCAAGGCGGCCGCGTGGTCGCTGACCAACGGGCTGCGCACCCAGCTGCGCGCACAGGGCACGCAGGTCGTCGGCGTGCACGCCGGCTACATCGACACCGACATGGCCGCCAGCGTGACCGGCCCGAAGATCGCCCCCGAGGAGGTCGCGCGCCAGACGGTCGAGGCGCTCGCCACCGGCGCCGAGCAGGTCCTCGCCGACGACGTCTCCAAGGCGGTCAAGGCCGCCCTGCCGGACGACCTCGAGGTCCTGTACCCCAACATCCAGAAGGAGTACGACGCGGCGACCGCAACCGCGGCCACCGCGTCGTGA
- a CDS encoding class I tRNA ligase family protein: MSTYIFVPPLRGAGLTLDQLRTTVIADARARYRRARGDTVTYAATLDAAGPARDQLERLGLSLTQVATFSDPAARAWAQWLFLRLRARRAIEQPAPNGPWVLRLSSYLEENYRGLAALEAWSERARTWQASVLAPVEGVELLAQGIDGTALAVFTQHADKLSLATLVALSPEHPEVESWVRTPQARDELAALRTDPSRVMATGLFAWVPSVEKLLPVAISGSVHGRIGASALLVIPKADRADAALHDAYAGPTTTSYNYRGKRTKPQPAARFATPDLPLSATDGVGVPVPLLHCEDCGIVAAPLDALPLDHDARDDLHCPDCGGVARPDGGTLDHHLLDALSWMVPVAAPGAAGAPGELDDTTLIAGADSGDAVHDMRTIGKALRDLGAVDDGEPFRRAFVCEPVDAPAVAPDLDAVLADAGPDALRLAILHEAAASHRLTWSPATLTHARRLLERLAAFAAPRIAGRADLDLDAPRRRDTPDLRRLDRWCDVAIVKITENLDALDLHRATRNVQMLLDRIEDFETRPGADADAGGDAVAAAVLLLVKLVSPLAPHVAEELWERSGQPGTVAAAAWPRANAERVAA; the protein is encoded by the coding sequence GTGAGCACCTACATCTTCGTCCCACCGCTCCGCGGCGCCGGCCTCACCCTCGACCAGCTGCGCACCACCGTCATCGCCGACGCCCGCGCGCGCTACCGCCGCGCCAGGGGGGACACCGTCACCTACGCCGCCACCCTCGACGCCGCCGGGCCCGCCCGCGACCAGCTCGAGCGGCTCGGCCTGTCGCTCACGCAGGTCGCGACGTTCTCGGACCCGGCCGCGCGCGCGTGGGCGCAGTGGCTGTTCCTGCGCCTGCGCGCCCGGCGCGCGATCGAGCAGCCGGCGCCGAACGGCCCATGGGTGCTGCGCCTCTCCAGCTATCTGGAGGAGAACTATCGCGGGCTGGCCGCGCTCGAGGCGTGGTCGGAGCGCGCGCGCACGTGGCAGGCGTCGGTGCTCGCGCCGGTCGAGGGCGTCGAGCTCCTCGCCCAGGGCATCGACGGCACCGCGCTGGCGGTCTTCACCCAGCACGCCGACAAGCTCTCGCTCGCGACGCTCGTCGCGCTGTCGCCCGAGCACCCGGAGGTCGAGAGCTGGGTCCGCACGCCGCAGGCGCGCGACGAGCTCGCGGCGCTGCGCACGGACCCGTCGCGGGTGATGGCCACTGGCCTCTTCGCGTGGGTCCCGTCCGTCGAGAAGCTGCTGCCGGTCGCCATCAGCGGCTCCGTGCACGGCCGCATCGGCGCGTCCGCCCTGCTCGTGATCCCCAAGGCCGACCGCGCCGACGCCGCGCTGCACGACGCCTACGCCGGGCCAACGACCACGTCCTACAACTACCGTGGCAAGCGCACCAAGCCGCAGCCCGCGGCGCGCTTCGCGACGCCCGACCTGCCGCTCAGCGCGACCGACGGCGTCGGCGTCCCGGTTCCGCTGCTGCACTGCGAGGACTGCGGGATCGTCGCCGCGCCGCTCGACGCGCTGCCGCTCGACCACGACGCGCGCGACGACCTTCACTGCCCGGACTGCGGCGGGGTCGCGCGGCCCGACGGCGGCACGCTCGACCACCACCTGCTCGACGCGCTGAGCTGGATGGTGCCCGTCGCGGCGCCCGGCGCCGCAGGCGCACCCGGCGAGCTGGACGACACCACGCTGATCGCCGGCGCCGACTCGGGCGACGCCGTCCACGACATGCGCACGATCGGCAAGGCGCTGCGCGACCTCGGCGCGGTCGACGACGGCGAGCCCTTCCGGCGCGCGTTCGTCTGCGAGCCGGTCGACGCCCCGGCCGTGGCGCCCGACCTCGACGCGGTCCTGGCCGACGCCGGCCCCGACGCGCTGCGCCTCGCGATCCTGCACGAGGCCGCCGCGTCGCACCGCCTCACGTGGAGCCCCGCGACGCTCACCCACGCGCGCCGCCTGCTCGAGCGCCTGGCCGCGTTCGCCGCGCCGCGGATCGCGGGCCGCGCGGACCTCGACCTCGACGCGCCACGCCGGCGCGACACGCCCGACCTGCGTCGCCTGGACCGCTGGTGCGACGTCGCGATCGTCAAGATCACCGAGAACCTCGACGCGCTGGACCTGCACCGCGCGACCCGCAACGTCCAGATGCTGCTCGACCGCATCGAGGACTTCGAGACGCGCCCGGGCGCCGATGCGGACGCCGGCGGCGACGCGGTGGCCGCCGCGGTCCTGCTGCTCGTCAAGCTCGTCAGCCCGCTCGCGCCGCACGTGGCCGAGGAGCTGTGGGAGCGGTCCGGCCAGCCCGGCACCGTCGCCGCGGCGGCGTGGCCGCGGGCCAACGCCGAGCGCGTCGCGGCCTGA
- a CDS encoding SRPBCC family protein: MTATLHHGPDRSTLRFERRLRHAPERVWRAITDPDELRAWFPADVVYEPRAGGSMQFDFGGMHGQDVWPGEVLAFDPPRVFAFLWGTDELRFELTGDGAATTLVFTHTFVHEPGKPARDAAGWESCWESFDALLAGRDTLDRADMSRWAHHHEAYLAMFGDLTVETDDTWRRIRLQGPPHELDGRTAINVTVGEEADAGVLVVREAGAELAGGAEVEVLAGSVDEPGGVVLAGVLHDPLA; encoded by the coding sequence ATGACTGCCACCCTGCACCACGGCCCCGACCGCAGCACGCTGCGCTTCGAGCGCCGGCTGCGCCACGCGCCCGAGCGCGTCTGGCGCGCGATCACCGACCCCGACGAGCTGCGCGCGTGGTTCCCGGCCGACGTCGTCTACGAGCCGCGCGCCGGCGGGTCGATGCAGTTCGACTTCGGCGGCATGCACGGCCAGGACGTCTGGCCGGGCGAGGTGCTGGCGTTCGACCCGCCGCGGGTGTTCGCGTTCTTGTGGGGCACCGACGAGCTGCGCTTCGAGCTGACCGGTGACGGGGCGGCCACCACGCTCGTCTTCACCCACACCTTCGTCCACGAGCCCGGCAAGCCCGCCCGCGACGCCGCCGGCTGGGAGTCGTGCTGGGAGTCCTTCGACGCGCTGCTCGCCGGCCGCGACACGCTCGACCGCGCGGACATGAGCCGCTGGGCCCACCACCACGAGGCCTACCTGGCCATGTTCGGCGACCTCACGGTCGAGACCGACGACACCTGGCGCCGCATCCGCCTGCAGGGCCCGCCGCACGAGCTCGACGGCCGGACCGCGATCAACGTCACCGTGGGCGAGGAGGCCGACGCCGGCGTGCTGGTCGTCCGCGAGGCCGGCGCCGAGCTGGCGGGCGGCGCCGAGGTCGAGGTGCTCGCCGGCTCGGTCGACGAGCCGGGCGGCGTCGTCCTGGCCGGCGTGCTCCACGACCCGCTGGCCTAG
- a CDS encoding DUF2817 domain-containing protein, giving the protein MLVDHAPAPMPAPRVAEVVGRSVRGRAIRMVRLGARDAPERILVVGCIHGTERAGLALTRALRRALAPPPGVQLLVVDAINPDGCARGTRGNAHGVDLNRNFPWGWRAQTGIYASGPRAASEPETRAATATILRERPRVTIWFHQHLDLVDDTRGSDPAVIRRYAAVARMRARRLGSLPGAATRWQNHGLAGTSSFVVELPAGTLSPRAVKRHVQAIAAVARLVSLR; this is encoded by the coding sequence GTGCTGGTCGACCACGCGCCGGCGCCCATGCCCGCGCCGCGGGTGGCGGAGGTCGTCGGCCGCTCGGTGCGCGGGCGCGCGATCCGGATGGTGCGCCTCGGCGCGCGCGACGCGCCCGAGAGGATCCTCGTCGTCGGCTGCATCCACGGGACCGAGCGTGCCGGGCTGGCGCTCACGCGCGCGCTGCGGCGGGCGCTCGCCCCGCCGCCCGGCGTGCAGCTCCTGGTGGTCGACGCGATCAACCCGGACGGCTGCGCGCGCGGCACCCGCGGCAACGCCCACGGCGTCGACCTCAACCGCAACTTCCCGTGGGGGTGGCGCGCGCAGACCGGGATCTACGCGTCCGGCCCGCGGGCGGCGTCGGAGCCCGAGACGCGCGCGGCGACGGCCACGATCCTGCGCGAGCGTCCGCGGGTCACGATCTGGTTTCACCAGCACCTGGACCTCGTCGACGACACCCGCGGCTCCGACCCCGCCGTGATCCGGAGGTACGCCGCGGTCGCCCGCATGCGCGCGCGGCGCCTCGGGTCGCTGCCGGGAGCCGCCACGCGCTGGCAGAACCACGGGCTCGCCGGCACGTCGTCGTTCGTCGTCGAGCTGCCGGCCGGGACGCTCTCCCCGCGCGCCGTAAAGCGCCACGTCCAGGCGATCGCCGCGGTGGCGCGGCTCGTGAGCCTGAGATGA
- the argS gene encoding arginine--tRNA ligase, whose product MFDERGTPQDDDQRAAVPRRAERLGALRAAVRSISTDEHGLKLTGLRSHGPSDLAAVLRDSCDSNNTLVHATQALGDEPDVAVAQRAGRRVLLRLEDDVIAEMGETLEHGVADLQPAEDSAFAGTRFMIQFLDPNATKALHVGHLRNVALGQAFRCALLAAGADAWSRSAIGDAGQQIGEAMAGCVQYGGGRATRAPGVKGDRVVGEWYARYVAENRVAVVDEDEAALVDAPCAREVICRDDLATRLLRRWQDGDPEVRAIWRDIRDWAVAGQNDTLARLGVVFDVEISEAETFPRIADFVREGLARDAMRHAASGALVYETGDEDYPVFALARPDGFPTQNLRTLTLWYELMQRLDDAQVINVVGEEWRPHTIYVQQILQRMGMGVPVLPTHDVVHGMICAVEGADMSSSCGDVVLVDDLLDALAASPQLRSLAVCGRPGCDAEDLGVMAALAFCLNRPLSKGMVMSAERILDPQASSGMLLARAWSKAWSPTSDGAAAPAPDDPAYRFAVMYCQFQADVLEQGLATQDLLGVIRSVTRMAKWYVGTPSSPAVDRVMRSLLTRGLRALGVQSAPVAFGAAEAVAAAPPLLAAAQR is encoded by the coding sequence ATGTTCGACGAGCGCGGCACCCCTCAAGACGACGACCAGCGGGCCGCCGTCCCTAGGAGAGCTGAGCGCCTCGGCGCTCTTCGCGCCGCGGTGCGCTCGATCTCGACCGACGAGCACGGCCTGAAGCTCACGGGCCTGCGCAGCCACGGGCCGTCCGATCTGGCCGCGGTCCTGCGCGACAGCTGCGACAGCAACAACACGCTCGTGCATGCGACCCAGGCGCTCGGCGACGAGCCGGACGTCGCGGTGGCGCAGCGGGCGGGCCGTCGCGTGCTGCTGAGGCTCGAAGACGACGTGATCGCCGAGATGGGCGAGACGCTGGAGCACGGCGTCGCGGATCTCCAGCCGGCGGAGGACTCGGCCTTCGCCGGCACCCGCTTCATGATCCAGTTCCTGGATCCCAACGCGACCAAGGCGCTCCACGTCGGGCACCTGCGCAACGTCGCGCTCGGCCAGGCCTTCCGCTGCGCGCTGCTCGCGGCCGGCGCGGACGCGTGGTCGCGCAGCGCGATCGGCGACGCGGGCCAGCAGATCGGCGAGGCGATGGCCGGCTGCGTCCAGTACGGCGGCGGCCGCGCGACGCGCGCCCCCGGCGTCAAGGGCGACCGGGTCGTCGGCGAGTGGTACGCGCGCTACGTCGCGGAGAACAGGGTCGCGGTCGTCGACGAGGACGAGGCCGCGCTGGTCGACGCGCCGTGCGCGCGGGAGGTCATCTGCCGCGACGACCTCGCGACGCGGCTGCTGAGGCGCTGGCAGGACGGCGACCCGGAGGTGCGCGCGATCTGGCGCGACATCCGCGACTGGGCGGTCGCCGGGCAGAACGACACGCTGGCGCGCCTGGGCGTCGTCTTCGACGTCGAGATCTCCGAGGCCGAGACGTTCCCGCGGATCGCGGACTTCGTGCGCGAGGGCCTGGCGCGCGACGCGATGCGCCACGCCGCCAGCGGCGCGCTGGTCTACGAGACCGGCGACGAGGACTACCCGGTCTTCGCGCTCGCCCGGCCCGACGGCTTCCCCACGCAGAACCTCCGCACGCTCACGCTCTGGTACGAGCTGATGCAGCGCCTCGACGACGCGCAGGTCATCAACGTGGTCGGCGAGGAGTGGCGTCCGCACACGATCTACGTCCAGCAGATCCTGCAGCGGATGGGGATGGGCGTGCCGGTGCTGCCGACCCACGACGTCGTGCACGGAATGATCTGCGCCGTCGAGGGCGCCGACATGAGCTCCAGCTGCGGCGACGTCGTGCTCGTCGACGACCTGCTCGACGCGCTCGCGGCGTCGCCGCAGCTGCGCTCGCTCGCGGTCTGCGGGCGGCCGGGCTGCGACGCCGAGGACCTCGGCGTCATGGCGGCGCTGGCCTTCTGCCTCAACCGGCCGCTGTCCAAGGGCATGGTCATGAGCGCCGAGCGGATCCTCGATCCGCAGGCCAGCTCGGGCATGCTGCTGGCGCGCGCCTGGTCGAAGGCGTGGTCGCCGACCTCGGACGGCGCGGCCGCGCCGGCGCCGGACGATCCGGCCTACCGCTTCGCGGTCATGTACTGCCAGTTCCAGGCCGACGTCCTGGAGCAGGGGCTGGCGACGCAGGACCTGCTCGGCGTCATCCGCTCGGTCACCCGCATGGCGAAGTGGTACGTCGGGACGCCGTCGAGCCCGGCCGTCGACCGCGTGATGCGGTCGCTGCTGACGCGCGGCCTGCGCGCCCTGGGCGTGCAGTCGGCACCGGTGGCGTTCGGCGCCGCCGAGGCCGTCGCGGCCGCGCCGCCGCTCCTCGCGGCGGCGCAGCGCTAG
- a CDS encoding OAM dimerization domain-containing protein, producing MLENAPERTGERVGPYGDRTGDGLVQMAFTLPVAPTRAGRRAAIDLVEAMGLADPHVVHAQSLTEGYTYFILYALCGQTVIYDGTQDQRSADEHLTLDEIDALVDEHVGRQLVVVGASTGSDTHTVGIDAILNLKGFDGHHGLEAYRGFRAYNMGSQVSNGDLIAKAIEVDADAILVSQTVTQQGLHVGNLTQLVDMIEAEGLRERIVLCCGGPLISDELAKELGYDAGFSKGTYPHHVASYLARTAIERAESAVAGG from the coding sequence ATGCTTGAGAACGCGCCCGAGCGCACCGGCGAGCGCGTCGGCCCCTACGGCGACCGCACCGGCGACGGCCTCGTGCAGATGGCCTTCACGCTGCCCGTCGCGCCGACGCGGGCGGGTCGCCGCGCGGCGATCGACCTGGTCGAGGCGATGGGCCTCGCCGACCCGCACGTCGTCCACGCCCAGTCGCTGACCGAGGGCTACACCTACTTCATCCTGTACGCCTTGTGCGGGCAGACCGTGATCTACGACGGCACCCAGGACCAGCGCTCGGCCGACGAGCACCTGACGCTGGACGAGATCGACGCGCTGGTCGACGAGCACGTCGGCCGTCAGCTCGTCGTGGTCGGCGCGAGCACCGGGTCGGACACGCACACGGTCGGCATCGACGCGATCCTCAACCTCAAGGGGTTCGACGGCCACCACGGCCTCGAGGCCTACCGCGGGTTCCGGGCCTACAACATGGGCAGCCAGGTCTCCAACGGCGACCTGATCGCCAAGGCGATCGAGGTCGACGCCGACGCGATCCTGGTCTCGCAGACCGTCACCCAGCAGGGCCTCCACGTCGGCAACCTCACGCAGTTGGTGGACATGATCGAGGCCGAGGGCCTGCGCGAGCGGATCGTCCTCTGCTGCGGCGGCCCCCTGATCTCCGACGAGCTCGCCAAGGAGCTCGGCTACGACGCCGGCTTCTCGAAGGGCACGTACCCGCACCACGTCGCGTCCTACCTGGCGCGCACGGCGATCGAGCGGGCGGAGAGCGCCGTTGCCGGCGGCTGA
- a CDS encoding ArsR/SmtB family transcription factor has translation MASPALLSVLAEPTRKRILDLLLERPRAVGELVEALSDVSQPATSKHLKVLREAGLVHVHPDAQRRVYALAPGGPLQELDAWLAPYRRLWDGRLEALERHLDAHPDTRSPRR, from the coding sequence ATGGCGTCCCCCGCGCTGCTGTCCGTCCTCGCCGAGCCCACCCGGAAGCGGATCCTCGACCTGCTCCTGGAGCGCCCGCGCGCGGTCGGCGAGCTGGTGGAGGCGCTCAGCGACGTCAGCCAGCCGGCGACGTCCAAGCACCTCAAGGTGCTGCGCGAGGCCGGGCTCGTGCACGTCCACCCGGACGCCCAGCGCCGCGTCTACGCGCTGGCGCCCGGCGGGCCGCTGCAGGAGCTCGACGCGTGGCTGGCGCCCTATCGCCGCCTCTGGGACGGCCGGCTCGAAGCCCTCGAGCGCCACCTCGATGCCCACCCCGACACCAGGAGCCCTCGCCGATGA
- a CDS encoding lysine 5,6-aminomutase subunit alpha TIM-barrel domain-containing protein — protein sequence MTTDRAALGLDPTKAAACRAAAESIVDDVCRITERRTTFSIERAVARLLGVDGVDANDAPLPNVLVDSVARRGQLDRGIAYWIGCAMLHTGATPQAIAEATARGELHVCDFEVGDRREVDELMAARAGRAVAAIAAARGERRAFAATLADSPAPLAYVLTATGDVYEDVVHARAVAQHGGGIVAVIRSTAQSLLDYVPYGPTREGYGGTFATQANFRIMREAMDEWSVDHGRYIRLSSFCSGLCMPEIAVMGAIEGFDNMVNDALYGILYRDLNPVRTLIDQQFSRRVNGMFGITINTGEDNYLRTADAIEAAPSVVASQFINFALARRAGVPTEHIAVGSAFEVDPAVENGLLYEWAYAALTRELFPDCPIKYMPPTRHMNGDLFRTHATDTLFNLVTVATGQEIQTIGTPSEGIHTPHIHDRVLGLQNAEYVQRFARDVGTELVFRPGGMIQRHAAEALDSALAMLEKIRETSLLQALEDATFGDVSRARTGGRGADGIVAVAPEYVNPFADAMVEATYA from the coding sequence ATGACCACCGATCGAGCGGCCCTCGGGCTGGATCCGACCAAGGCCGCCGCCTGCCGCGCGGCCGCGGAGAGCATCGTCGACGACGTCTGCCGGATCACCGAGCGCAGGACCACCTTCTCGATCGAACGCGCCGTCGCCCGCCTGCTCGGGGTCGACGGCGTCGACGCCAACGACGCGCCGCTGCCCAACGTCCTCGTCGACAGCGTCGCCCGCCGCGGGCAGCTGGACCGCGGCATCGCCTACTGGATCGGCTGCGCGATGCTCCACACGGGCGCGACGCCGCAGGCGATCGCCGAGGCCACCGCGCGCGGCGAGCTGCACGTCTGCGACTTCGAGGTCGGCGATCGGCGCGAGGTCGACGAGCTGATGGCGGCCCGCGCGGGCCGGGCCGTCGCGGCGATCGCCGCCGCGCGCGGGGAGCGCCGGGCGTTCGCCGCGACGCTGGCCGACTCGCCGGCGCCGTTGGCCTACGTGTTGACCGCGACCGGCGACGTCTACGAGGACGTCGTCCACGCCCGCGCGGTCGCCCAGCACGGCGGCGGCATCGTCGCGGTGATCCGCTCGACCGCGCAGAGCCTCCTGGACTACGTGCCCTACGGGCCGACGCGCGAGGGCTACGGCGGGACGTTCGCCACGCAGGCCAACTTCCGCATCATGCGCGAGGCGATGGACGAGTGGTCGGTCGATCACGGCCGCTACATCCGCCTGTCGAGCTTCTGCTCGGGTCTGTGCATGCCGGAGATCGCCGTGATGGGCGCGATCGAGGGCTTCGACAACATGGTCAACGACGCGCTCTACGGGATCCTCTACCGCGACCTCAACCCGGTCCGGACGCTGATCGACCAGCAGTTCTCGCGCCGCGTGAACGGGATGTTCGGCATCACCATCAACACGGGCGAGGACAACTACCTGCGCACTGCGGACGCGATCGAGGCGGCGCCGTCGGTCGTCGCGTCGCAGTTCATCAACTTCGCGCTGGCGCGCCGCGCCGGCGTGCCGACCGAGCACATCGCGGTCGGCAGCGCGTTCGAGGTCGACCCGGCCGTCGAGAACGGGCTGCTCTACGAGTGGGCCTACGCCGCGCTCACGCGCGAGCTGTTCCCGGACTGCCCGATCAAGTACATGCCGCCGACGCGGCACATGAACGGCGACCTGTTCCGGACGCACGCGACCGACACGCTGTTCAACCTCGTCACCGTCGCCACCGGTCAGGAGATCCAGACGATCGGCACGCCGAGCGAGGGCATCCACACGCCGCACATCCACGACCGCGTGCTGGGCCTGCAGAACGCGGAGTACGTGCAGCGCTTCGCCCGCGACGTCGGCACCGAGCTCGTCTTCCGCCCCGGCGGGATGATCCAGCGCCACGCGGCCGAGGCCCTCGACAGCGCGCTCGCGATGCTCGAGAAGATCCGCGAGACGAGCCTGCTGCAGGCGCTGGAGGACGCGACGTTCGGCGACGTGTCGCGCGCGCGCACCGGCGGCCGCGGCGCGGACGGGATCGTCGCCGTCGCCCCCGAGTACGTCAACCCGTTCGCCGACGCGATGGTGGAGGCCACCTATGCTTGA